One window of the Vigna radiata var. radiata cultivar VC1973A chromosome 1, Vradiata_ver6, whole genome shotgun sequence genome contains the following:
- the LOC106762512 gene encoding leucine-rich repeat receptor protein kinase EMS1-like — protein MISSFFILLFLYLLSMSSFGVCRETVCIGSERETLLKLKHHLIDPSNRLSSWNASLNPNCCHWYGVLCNNITSHVAELHLTTPLPTFSFDVFERYEIYQVYEEVYEEYSRRAFSGEINPCLVDLKHLNYLDFSGNIFYRKPFPSFIATMTSLTHLNLSNAEFRGKIPSQIGNLSNLLYLDLSYAFNGRIPPQIGNLSNLLHLDLRGYYDYEESLFYKNVDWLSSLSKLCYLDLSNTWSLVKGCTLPPYNQPSFLNISSLVTLDLSFTSPLSTISFVPKWIFGLKKLVSLFLYDNYFEGPIPDGLRNLTLLENLNLNENSFSSSIPTWFYNSFPHLKFLGLSRNKLQGTISDALGNITFLVTLDLSYNKLEGPLPTSLGKVTSLVELDLSSNKLEGPIPISFVSFGKLSSLRYLSLSENQLSGNPFESLRSLSKLSYLDIGYNRFEGVVMENHLINLVSLSILHASGNNLTLKVGPSWHPTFQLTVLDMSSWQLGPNFPSWIQSQHKLDYLDMSNTGILDSIPYWFWKTFSQASFLNLSHNHIHGELGTTLKNPISIPSVDLSANNLRGKFPLLSNRVGFLDLSSNSFSKPVDDFLCKNDKKPMNLEFLNLASNNLSGEIPDCWDMWPYLVDVNLRNNNFVGNIPQSMGSLTELKSLRIHKNLLSGTFPTILKKTKQLILLDIGENKFSGTVPAWVGESFLDMKILILRSNRFSGHIPKKICDMSLLQVLDLAQNNLTGYVPTCINSLKAMTQIYKISVLLWLKGRGDEYKNFLGLVTNIDLSNNKLVGEIPKEITDLNGLLFLNLSHNQLIGHIPQNIGNMGSLLSIDFSRNELSGEIPSTITNLSFLSMLDLSYNHLDGKIPTGTQLQSFDASNFIGNNLSGPPLPINCSSNDKSYDHNGEGSDKHGVNLFFVGMTFGFVVGFWIVVGPLVICRSWRYAYFHFLDNVWFKLQYFF, from the exons atgatTTCCTCCTTCTTTATCCTTCTGTTTCTTTATTTGCTTTCTATGTCAAGCTTTGGTGTGTGCAGAGAGACAGTGTGCATTGGAAGTGAGAGAGAGACACTGTTGAAGTTGAAACATCATCTCATTGATCCTTCAAATAGACTTTCTTCTTGGAATGCTTCTCTCAATCCCAATTGTTGTCATTGGTATGGAGTTCTCTGCAACAACATCACATCTCATGTTGCAGAGCTTCACCTCACCACTCCACTTCCTACGTTCTCTTTCGATGTTTTTGAACGTTATGAAATTTATCAAGTTTACGAAGAAGTTTATGAAGAA TATAGTAGAAGGGCATTCAGTGGAGAGATAAATCCTTGTTTGGTTGATTTAAagcatttgaattatttggatTTCAGCGGCAATATTTTTTATAGGAAGCCATTTCCTTCTTTCATTGCAACAATGACTTCCTTAACTCACCTCAACCTTTCTAATGCTGAATTCAGGGGGAA AATTCCTTCCCAGATAGGGAATCTCTCCAATTTGTTGTACCTTGACCTCTCTTATGCTTTCAACGGAAGAATTCCTCCTCAGATAGGGAATCTCTCCAACTTGCTCCACCTCGACCTCAGAGGATATTATGATTATGAagaatctttattttataaaaatgttgatTGGCTGTCAAGTCTTTCCAAGCTTTGTTATCTTGACTTGAGCAACACTTGGTCACTTGTAAAAG GATGTACACTTCCTCCCTATAATCAGCCATCTTTTCTTAATATCTCGTCTCTCGTCACTCTTGATCTTTCCTTTACTTCTCCTCTTTCTACAATTTCTTTTGTTCCAAAGTGGATATTTGGACTGAAAAAacttgtttctcttttcttatatgATAACTACTTTGAAGGTCCAATTCCAGATGGTCTTCGAAAcctcacactacttgaaaatcttaatttgaatgaaaattcaTTCTCATCTTCAATACCTACTTGGTTTTACAATAGTTTTCCTCATCTAAAGTTCTTGGGCCTATCAAGAAACAAATTACAAGGAACTATTTCTGATGCCTTAGGAAATATCACTTTTCTAGTTACACTTGATTTGTCTTACAATAAACTTGAAGGTCCACTTCCAACTTCTTTAGGAAAGGTGACTTCTCTAGTTGAACTTGATTTATCATCCAATAAACTTGAAGGACCAATTCCAATTTCTTTTG TATCATTTGGAAAACTTTCATCACTGAGATATCTTTCTCTGTCCGAGAATCAGCTTAGTGGAAATCCATTCGAAAGTCTTAGATCACTTTCTAAATTGTCATATCTTGATATTGGTTATAATCGTTTTGAAGGAGTTGTCATGGAAAATCATCTCATTAATCTTGTGAGTTTGAGTATCCTTCATGCATCAGGAAACAATTTGACTTTAAAAGTGGGTCCCAGTTGGCATCCTACTTTTCAACTTACTGTTTTGGATATGAGCTCCTGGCAGTTAGGTCCTAACTTTCCTTCATGGATTCAGTCACAACACAAACTTGACTATTTAGACATGTCTAACACGGGAATTTTAGATTCTATTCCCTATTGGTTTTGGAAAACATTTTCTCAAGCTTCTTTTCTAAATCTCTCTCATAATCATATCCATGGTGAGCTTGGGACTACATTAAAGAATCCAATATCTATCCCCTCTGTTGATCTAAGCGCAAATAACTTACGTGGCAAATTTCCCTTACTTTCAAATCGTGTGGGTTTTCTGGACCTTTCAAGCAATTCATTTTCCAAACCAGTGGATGATTTTTTATGCAAAAATGATAAGAAGCCAATGAATTTAGAATTTCTCAATCTTGCATCGAATAACTTGTCTGGAGAAATACCTGATTGTTGGGACATGTGGCCATATCTAGTGGATGTGAATTTACGAAACAATAATTTTGTTGGGAACATTCCCCAATCTATGGGTTCATTGACAGAACTCAAATCATTACGCATCCATAAAAACTTACTCTCAGGAACATTTCCAACAATTTTGAAGAAGACCAAACAATTGATTTTATTGGATATtggagaaaataaattttcaggAACAGTTCCAGCTTGGGTTGGAGAAAGTTTTTTAGATATGAAGATTCTTATCCTTCGATCAAATAGATTTTCGGGTCATATTCCTAAAAAAATATGTGATATGAGTCTTCTTCAAGTGTTAGACCTTGCACAAAATAATTTGACTGGATATGTACCTACTTGTATTAACAGCTTGAAGGCCATGACACAAATTTACAAAA TAAGTGTTCTTCTTTGGTTGAAAGGAAGAGGAGATGAATACAAAAACTTTCTCGGGTTGGTAACAAACATTGATTTGTCAAATAACAAATTAGTTGGAGAAATACCAAAAGAGATCACAGATTTAAAtggtttgttatttttgaacttGTCTCACAACCAACTTATTGGTCACATTCCACAAAACATCGGTAATATGGGATCATTGTTGTCCATTGATTTCTCAAGGAATGAACTTTCTGGTGAAATCCCTTCAACCATTACAAATTTGAGCTTTCTAAGTATGTTAGACTTGTCTTATAATCATTTGGATGGAAAAATTCCAACAGGAACTCAACTGCAATCCTTTGATGCCTCTAACTTTATTGGCAACAATCTTTCTGGCCCACCACTACCCATCAATTGCAGCTCCAATGACAAAAGTTATGATCACAATGGCGAAGGGAGTGATAAGCATGGAGTGAACTTATTTTTTGTGggaatgacatttggatttgTGGTGGGATTTTGGATAGTAGTTGGTCCTTTGGTCATTTGTAGATCATGGCGTTATGCctattttcatttccttgataATGTGTGGTTCAAGCttcaatactttttttaa